CGTCCTCACCGATCACGGTCGGTTTGAATACTACTTGGACAACAGTGGGGAACGCGAAGTGTCGGACGCGCTCCAGGAGATCTTCGATCGCACGGCTTCTCTCCTCGATACGTCGGCGACCTTCGAATTCCTGCCCGGAATTTATTGGATTGACGCACCACTGACCGTCCGATTAGTCAGCGTTGAATTGCGGGGAAGCGGCCACCGTGGGATCGATGTCCACGGCATGAACTTGAAAAGCGGGACTGTCTTCCGGTTCGGCAAGAACACCGGCCCCAATTGTATTTCGTTCCTTGCCGCCGGGCATTCCAAGAGTTTTCCGCATGGGGAGTCTCCGTGGAACAACAAGAACTGCAAGGTCGGTGTCTCTGGCATGACCTTTGTGGGGTACAACAACACGGGTGTGGATACCGCCAACGGCTACAGTCGATTCCGTGGCGATGAACCTAACTTCCGCGGTCTGCACTGGTACCCCGCGTCCGATCGCTACCAGGACATCGAAAAAGAAGGCCAGCGAGCGATTGTGATCACGGACACAAGTGGCAAGTGCGAAATGCTCAGTATCACAAATTGTGTCTTCACCGAGCTCTACGTTGGCGTCGAGAGCGGCTCCACCGACGTCTGCAACATCACCGATAGCTGGTTTGCCCAGATGACCTACGGCATTCGGATGCGCGGACAACAACCCGTCTTGTCAATCGAGAACAACTGCTTTGCCGACCTAGAGACGGGTGTGATCGTCAAAGGAGCACGTATGGCCAACTTCAACAGCAACGGCTTCGCCTACGTCAGCAAATGTTTTGAACTCGATAACGCCCTGTACTCCACGGTCAGCAACAACACACTCGACAACTGGGAAAGGTCGACCGGGGCCGCCGCATTCGGCGGGTTCTGCCACATCAACGGTTCAAGAGACCTTGTGATGACCGGCAACAGCGTCCGAATTAATATCGACGCCCGCGCCAAAACCACGACGGTGGACGAGAAACCGAACGGTCGAGCTTTCGTGAACATTGAGAACTCTACCAACTTGATGCTCGCCAACAATGTGTTCGATACGATCCAAACCCAGACCGTTGTCCGTCTGCATAACGTGACCGACTCCGCGATTCTCGACAACATCATCCGTTATGGCCAAGGAGGAAATGCCGTTGCTCAGACAGGCAAATGTCGGGGCAACGCTTACCGCCCACTCCAGCCTGACAACTCCGCTCCATTCGATGACTACATCAAATAATGCTTCGGCAACAAAATGATGTTTAGCACCAAAGTCGATCTCCTTCCTCTCTCATTGCAATGCCCACCCAAGCGGTAGTGTCGCCCGTCGTCGATCTTAGAGATCTAGGCGAGCGAAAATTTCCGAAATGATGTTTTGCGGTAGCAATCAAAACTCCAGAGGAGTGTTCTCGTTCTCGCAGCGTACAAACGTCATTTTCAAAAGAGGCTTTCTCGAAGATGATGTCGAACACAACTCTCAGCCACGCTGCCCCTATTCCACGCTGCACCCTACTCCACGACGTGCCCGCCACTTCGACTTGACGTTCCAACCTGACAGCCTTTCCCGCCTCAAATTCCAATGAATCCCCGCCATGAACCGATTCACTCAAACACGACACGCTTTTCTTGCTCTGTTTTTCGGCGTCGCGCTGACGATCTCGTCGACGGCTGTTATGGCCACCGGCGACCGCCCCAATATCGTCTTCATCCTGGCCGATGATCTCGGCTACTCCGACTTAGGATGTACCGGCAGTGATCTCTACCAGACTCCAAACATTGACGCGTTCGCCAGCGACAGCCTGAGGTTCGAACGTGCCTATACATCGCCAACGTGCTCGCCGAGTCGCGCGGCCATCATGAGCGGCAAGAATCCTGCTCGGCTTGGTATCGTGGGTCACGGCGGATTGCGGAGTATGGAAGGCGGTGGTGACTTCCTTGTCAGCGACGAATACACGGTTGCCGAGGCACTTCGCGATTCCGGGTACTCGACCTGTCATATCGGAAAATGGCATGTCGGAACGAAGGGTGTGACGGGACCACGCGAGCAAGGGTTTGATGAAGTCATCGCCTCCAACGAATTCTGTTGCCCTGGAAGCTACTTCTACCCGT
This genomic stretch from Neorhodopirellula lusitana harbors:
- a CDS encoding NosD domain-containing protein, whose translation is MNSKSCLARCALFVFAFLLGDLVWYPTSFAADVSSLKTTSDSSQVDHSLVRVKAPSDNSDAAQVQPIDELEVTQQRHATVAVLTDHGRFEYYLDNSGEREVSDALQEIFDRTASLLDTSATFEFLPGIYWIDAPLTVRLVSVELRGSGHRGIDVHGMNLKSGTVFRFGKNTGPNCISFLAAGHSKSFPHGESPWNNKNCKVGVSGMTFVGYNNTGVDTANGYSRFRGDEPNFRGLHWYPASDRYQDIEKEGQRAIVITDTSGKCEMLSITNCVFTELYVGVESGSTDVCNITDSWFAQMTYGIRMRGQQPVLSIENNCFADLETGVIVKGARMANFNSNGFAYVSKCFELDNALYSTVSNNTLDNWERSTGAAAFGGFCHINGSRDLVMTGNSVRINIDARAKTTTVDEKPNGRAFVNIENSTNLMLANNVFDTIQTQTVVRLHNVTDSAILDNIIRYGQGGNAVAQTGKCRGNAYRPLQPDNSAPFDDYIK